One region of Synechococcus elongatus PCC 11801 genomic DNA includes:
- a CDS encoding Ppx/GppA phosphatase family protein produces MSTEIVPHTQPSLPSELGSEPILAAIDVGTNSIHMVVVRIRPDLPAFDIIGTEKATVRLGDRDPATGELTEAAMERALQALQRCQAIAAARGATQIVAVATSAVREAPNGRQFLDRVIHEVGLEVDLISGPEEARRIYLGVLSGMDFQQRHHAIIDIGGGSTELILGAGQEPLCLTSTKVGAVRLTQEFIHTDPISPSEYTVLQAYVRGMVERAVDEVKAALPPSTPLRLIGTSGTIQALAALHAHQSQGGLPTTFNGYSLALSDLQQLVQQLRRMPFAERQTLPELSERRAEIIVAGAIVLQETMQMLGCDQITICERALREGLIVDWMLSHGLIEDKLRYQGSVRQRSVYNQARKFRVDVSHGEQVARLALSLFDQLQGYLHQWGEGERQLLWAAAILHNCGHHIDHSSHHKHSYYLIRHGGLLGYNETEIELIANLARYHRKSLPKKKHENFRTLPTKEQRRLVEQLSAILRAAVALDRRQVGAIASLHCRYLAPQRQLLLQLHPARSGEDCALELWSFDYNRHALEAAFAINVAAELVPQPLSTV; encoded by the coding sequence ATGAGCACCGAGATTGTGCCCCACACCCAGCCGTCCCTGCCGAGCGAGCTAGGGTCGGAACCGATTTTGGCGGCGATTGATGTGGGCACGAACTCCATTCACATGGTGGTGGTGCGGATTCGGCCCGATCTGCCCGCCTTCGACATCATTGGCACCGAGAAGGCCACAGTTCGCTTGGGCGATCGCGATCCGGCGACGGGGGAATTGACTGAAGCTGCGATGGAGCGCGCATTGCAAGCCCTGCAACGGTGCCAGGCGATCGCGGCGGCTCGGGGAGCCACCCAAATCGTGGCTGTGGCCACCAGTGCGGTGCGGGAAGCCCCCAATGGTCGCCAATTTCTCGATCGCGTCATCCATGAAGTCGGGCTGGAAGTTGATTTAATCTCTGGCCCCGAGGAAGCACGGCGCATTTACCTTGGGGTGCTGTCGGGCATGGATTTCCAGCAACGACACCACGCCATTATCGACATTGGCGGCGGTTCCACCGAGCTAATTCTGGGTGCAGGGCAAGAACCCCTCTGTCTGACCAGTACCAAAGTCGGTGCAGTCCGGCTGACTCAGGAGTTCATTCACACCGACCCGATTAGCCCCAGTGAATACACTGTGCTGCAGGCTTATGTGCGGGGCATGGTCGAGCGGGCGGTCGATGAAGTCAAAGCGGCCCTACCCCCCAGCACGCCCCTGCGCCTAATTGGGACCTCGGGTACGATTCAAGCCCTGGCAGCCCTGCATGCCCATCAAAGTCAGGGGGGCTTGCCCACGACATTTAATGGCTACAGCTTGGCCCTGAGTGATCTGCAACAACTGGTTCAGCAGTTGCGACGGATGCCGTTTGCCGAGCGTCAAACCCTGCCGGAGCTCTCAGAACGACGGGCCGAGATCATTGTGGCTGGGGCGATCGTGCTGCAGGAAACGATGCAGATGTTGGGCTGCGATCAGATCACGATCTGCGAGCGGGCGCTGCGCGAAGGGTTGATTGTCGATTGGATGCTCAGTCATGGGCTGATCGAAGATAAATTGCGCTATCAGGGATCGGTGCGGCAGCGCAGTGTCTACAATCAAGCGCGCAAGTTTCGGGTGGATGTCAGTCACGGCGAGCAGGTTGCCCGGTTAGCCCTCAGTCTCTTCGATCAGCTGCAGGGATACCTGCACCAATGGGGCGAAGGCGAACGACAGCTGCTCTGGGCCGCTGCAATTCTCCACAACTGCGGCCATCACATCGACCACTCCTCGCACCACAAGCATTCCTATTACTTGATTCGCCACGGCGGACTGCTGGGCTACAACGAGACAGAAATTGAGTTGATCGCCAATCTGGCACGCTATCACCGCAAGAGTCTGCCCAAGAAAAAACACGAGAACTTCCGCACCTTACCTACCAAAGAACAGCGCCGCCTCGTGGAACAGCTCAGCGCTATTCTGCGGGCGGCAGTTGCCCTCGATCGCCGACAAGTAGGAGCGATCGCCAGCCTCCACTGTCGTTATCTCGCACCCCAACGACAGCTGCTGCTTCAACTCCATCCCGCTCGGTCTGGTGAGGACTGTGCCCTAGAACTCTGGAGTTTTGACTACAACCGTCATGCGCTGGAGGCCGCTTTTGCCATCAATGTTGCAGCGGAACTCGTTCCCCAGCCGCTCAGCACCGTTTAG
- a CDS encoding chlororespiratory reduction protein 7, with the protein MANALLYREDAYVLLEPNQPERFVTPEEMLAYLEALIDRYPDNLPMGTAERGDRKAQAQDLLNTACEFETEPGLVVQWYVVRLEK; encoded by the coding sequence ATGGCCAATGCTCTGCTCTATCGCGAAGACGCCTATGTCCTGCTGGAACCCAATCAGCCAGAACGGTTTGTGACGCCAGAGGAAATGCTGGCCTATCTAGAAGCCCTGATCGATCGCTATCCCGACAATTTGCCGATGGGTACGGCGGAGCGCGGCGATCGCAAAGCCCAAGCGCAGGACCTGCTCAACACTGCCTGCGAGTTTGAGACAGAGCCTGGACTGGTGGTGCAGTGGTACGTGGTGCGGCTCGAAAAGTAG
- the msrA gene encoding peptide-methionine (S)-S-oxide reductase MsrA: MFGLFGKKPGLPTPEQALPGRAQAMLVPAKHFVLGTPLDGPFPVGIQLALFGNGCFWGTEKQFWQLPGVYSTAVGYAGGLTPNPNYREVCSGLTGHNEVVRVAYDPDRISYADLLKAFWESHDPTQGMGQGPDRGTQYRSGIYCYTPEQKQIALASQAAYQAVLKAKGYGAITTEIIDAPTFYFAEEYHQQYLDKPGSRPYCGAQPTGADLPHPEQWNLPAELKSQLTVHPEVWSKNFAECPVVPH, encoded by the coding sequence ATGTTTGGACTGTTTGGCAAGAAACCCGGCCTCCCTACTCCTGAACAGGCCTTACCGGGTCGTGCGCAAGCGATGCTGGTGCCGGCAAAACACTTTGTGCTGGGGACTCCGCTTGATGGCCCCTTTCCAGTCGGGATTCAACTCGCCCTCTTTGGTAACGGCTGCTTCTGGGGAACCGAAAAACAGTTTTGGCAGTTGCCCGGCGTCTACTCGACAGCGGTTGGCTATGCTGGCGGCCTGACCCCCAACCCGAACTATCGTGAAGTCTGCAGCGGACTGACAGGCCATAACGAAGTCGTGCGCGTTGCCTACGATCCCGATCGCATTAGCTACGCGGACCTGCTCAAAGCCTTTTGGGAGAGCCACGACCCCACCCAAGGGATGGGTCAAGGACCCGATCGCGGTACGCAATACCGCTCTGGCATCTATTGCTACACGCCCGAGCAAAAGCAGATTGCGCTGGCTTCTCAAGCAGCCTACCAAGCGGTCTTAAAAGCCAAGGGCTACGGCGCCATCACTACTGAAATCATTGATGCGCCGACCTTCTACTTCGCGGAGGAGTACCACCAGCAGTACCTCGATAAACCGGGCAGCCGTCCCTACTGTGGCGCTCAACCCACTGGCGCTGACCTGCCCCATCCCGAACAGTGGAATTTGCCTGCTGAACTCAAGTCGCAACTGACGGTTCACCCTGAGGTTTGGTCGAAAAACTTCGCCGAATGCCCTGTAGTGCCCCACTAA
- the aroH gene encoding chorismate mutase: MSWRVKAIRGATTVRENTAEAMREAVSELLDELERRNPLNPDDIVSLTFSVTRDLDAMFPAAVARQRPGWQNVPLLDVQQMYVQGSLERCIRLLLHFNCPADQPPIEHPYLRGAQVLRPDWVLTESVNHR, translated from the coding sequence GTGTCGTGGCGGGTCAAAGCGATTCGAGGTGCAACGACCGTTCGTGAAAACACGGCGGAAGCAATGCGTGAAGCCGTCAGTGAACTACTGGATGAGCTCGAGCGCCGCAATCCTCTCAACCCGGACGATATTGTTAGCCTGACTTTCTCGGTCACCCGTGACCTTGATGCCATGTTTCCAGCGGCGGTCGCGCGCCAGCGCCCCGGTTGGCAGAACGTGCCGCTGCTGGACGTTCAGCAAATGTATGTGCAGGGCAGCTTAGAGCGCTGCATCCGTCTGCTCCTGCATTTCAACTGCCCCGCAGATCAGCCACCGATCGAGCATCCCTACCTGCGGGGCGCTCAAGTCCTCCGACCTGATTGGGTACTGACCGAGTCTGTAAACCACCGCTAG
- a CDS encoding 4-hydroxybenzoate solanesyltransferase, translated as MSSSASRESTWLAVIRLLRWDKPAGRLILLIPALWAVVLASAGRPDFGLLLVIVSGGLAASAAGCVINDLWDRNLDPRVERTKQRPLASRRLSTRVGAIAAIVSLVAAWGLSQFLTPLGYWLCVAAVPVIVLYPGAKRVFPVPQLVLAIAWGFSVLISWAAVQGELQPATAALWAATLFWTLGFDTVYALADREDDIQVGIQSSARFFGDLAPQAIAACYLLTSLFLAWTGVLLNLHPLFWLTWGGATGLWVYQSWRLREPLPRSVYSQIFAENVSIGLLVLTGFWLGVGLL; from the coding sequence ATGAGTTCCTCTGCCTCCCGTGAATCGACTTGGTTAGCAGTCATTCGCCTACTGCGCTGGGACAAGCCAGCAGGGCGCTTGATTCTCTTGATTCCTGCACTCTGGGCAGTGGTACTGGCTTCCGCTGGGCGGCCTGATTTTGGCTTGCTGTTGGTGATCGTGAGTGGCGGATTGGCTGCCAGTGCCGCCGGTTGCGTGATCAATGATCTTTGGGATCGCAACCTCGATCCGCGGGTTGAGCGCACCAAACAACGCCCGTTGGCTTCTCGTCGTCTCTCAACACGGGTGGGCGCGATCGCGGCGATCGTATCGCTAGTCGCTGCTTGGGGACTGTCCCAATTCCTCACTCCCCTTGGCTACTGGCTCTGCGTGGCGGCTGTGCCTGTGATTGTGCTCTATCCTGGTGCGAAACGCGTCTTTCCAGTCCCGCAACTGGTGCTGGCGATCGCTTGGGGATTCAGTGTGCTGATCAGCTGGGCAGCCGTCCAAGGGGAACTGCAGCCAGCAACAGCGGCACTCTGGGCAGCGACACTGTTTTGGACCTTGGGCTTTGATACGGTTTATGCCCTCGCCGATCGCGAAGACGACATTCAAGTGGGCATCCAGTCCAGCGCCCGCTTCTTTGGTGACTTAGCCCCACAGGCGATCGCGGCTTGCTACCTCTTGACTAGCCTCTTCCTGGCTTGGACGGGGGTTTTACTCAACCTCCATCCGCTCTTTTGGTTGACCTGGGGCGGGGCGACAGGCTTGTGGGTCTATCAAAGCTGGCGCTTGCGAGAGCCGCTGCCGCGCTCAGTCTATAGCCAGATTTTTGCGGAGAACGTCTCGATTGGTCTGTTGGTACTGACAGGCTTTTGGTTAGGGGTTGGGCTACTGTGA
- the arsB gene encoding ACR3 family arsenite efflux transporter has translation MTASCDRAPRLGFFERWLSLWVAIAIGLGLLLGQQFPAFFAGLSRWEIAQINLPIAVLIWCMILPMLVDVDLGAAKQLGRQPKGFIVTLAVNWAIKPFTMALLGWLFLGWFFRDWIEPQLAESAIAGLILLGAAPCTAMVFVWSRLTQGDPTFTLIQVAVNDLVTVVAYAPITALLLGLAAITVPWPTLLGSVLLYVAVPLLVGQSLRNRLLKRGAAAISQFDRACKPFSTLGLLLTVLLLFGFQASAFLAQPQTIALIAVPILLQSLLIFAIAYAWAWRWKLPHSQAAPAALIGTSNFFELAVAVAISLFGLQSGAAIATVVGVLVEVPMMLVLVAIANRSRSWFGPSETVA, from the coding sequence ATGACTGCTTCCTGCGATCGCGCCCCCCGCTTGGGTTTCTTTGAACGCTGGCTCAGTCTCTGGGTAGCGATCGCGATCGGGTTGGGTCTACTGCTGGGTCAGCAATTTCCGGCTTTCTTTGCCGGTTTAAGCCGTTGGGAAATTGCTCAGATCAACCTGCCGATCGCGGTGCTGATCTGGTGCATGATTCTGCCGATGCTGGTTGATGTTGATTTAGGGGCTGCTAAGCAACTCGGTCGTCAGCCCAAGGGGTTTATCGTCACGCTGGCAGTCAACTGGGCAATCAAGCCATTCACGATGGCGCTGCTCGGCTGGCTGTTCCTCGGTTGGTTCTTTCGGGACTGGATTGAACCCCAGCTTGCGGAGTCGGCGATCGCCGGTCTGATCCTCTTGGGGGCTGCGCCTTGCACTGCCATGGTTTTCGTCTGGAGCCGTCTGACGCAGGGCGATCCGACCTTCACGCTCATTCAAGTGGCGGTCAATGACTTGGTGACAGTCGTTGCCTATGCCCCGATCACTGCGCTGTTGCTAGGACTCGCTGCGATCACCGTACCTTGGCCAACCCTCTTGGGCTCCGTGCTGCTCTACGTGGCGGTGCCCTTGCTCGTCGGACAAAGCTTGCGCAACCGCTTGTTGAAACGGGGAGCGGCTGCAATCAGTCAGTTCGATCGCGCCTGTAAGCCATTCTCAACCCTCGGACTATTGCTGACGGTGCTGCTACTCTTTGGCTTTCAAGCATCGGCTTTTTTGGCGCAGCCCCAGACGATCGCTCTCATTGCCGTGCCGATTTTGCTGCAAAGTCTGCTGATTTTTGCGATCGCCTACGCCTGGGCTTGGCGCTGGAAGCTACCCCACAGTCAGGCTGCCCCCGCTGCTTTGATCGGGACTTCGAACTTCTTTGAGCTGGCAGTTGCTGTGGCAATCAGTCTGTTTGGCCTGCAGTCCGGCGCGGCGATCGCCACGGTAGTCGGTGTTTTGGTGGAAGTGCCGATGATGCTGGTGCTGGTCGCGATCGCTAATCGCAGTCGATCTTGGTTTGGACCGAGCGAGACGGTCGCCTGA
- a CDS encoding undecaprenyl-diphosphate phosphatase, translated as MLIAVSSADRLDLWQAIVLGFVQGATEFLPISSTAHLKVVPVVLGWGDPGVAFTAVIQLGSIVAVLSYFRQDLTYVLRGLVSAVRQKDFRSESAQMGLGILFGTIPILIGGLLIKRFIPDYDNSPLRSLGAIAVVSIVMGLLLGASEQLSKHQRDLSQLRLADGLWMGLAQALALVPGVSRSGSTLTAGLFRGLKRDTAARFSFLLGIPAITIAGLVELKDLLEAGLDGSSLGVLAIGTLSSLIFSWLAIAWLLRFLRTHNTWSFVIYRIIFGGLILTAIATGTLQNI; from the coding sequence ATGCTCATTGCTGTCAGTAGCGCCGATCGCCTCGACCTTTGGCAGGCCATTGTTTTGGGGTTTGTCCAAGGTGCCACTGAATTTTTGCCAATCAGCAGCACAGCTCACCTCAAAGTTGTGCCAGTGGTCTTGGGCTGGGGCGATCCTGGTGTGGCGTTTACTGCGGTGATTCAGCTCGGCAGCATTGTGGCAGTCCTGTCCTACTTCCGTCAGGACTTGACCTACGTTCTGCGGGGGCTGGTCAGCGCCGTCCGGCAAAAGGATTTTCGCAGTGAATCGGCCCAGATGGGCTTGGGCATCCTCTTTGGCACCATTCCAATTCTGATCGGCGGCCTGCTGATCAAGCGCTTCATTCCCGATTACGACAATTCCCCTCTGCGTAGTTTGGGCGCGATCGCGGTGGTCTCCATCGTGATGGGGCTCTTGCTAGGTGCCTCTGAGCAACTGAGCAAACATCAGCGCGATCTCAGTCAACTGCGCCTTGCAGATGGCCTGTGGATGGGCTTGGCCCAAGCCTTGGCCTTGGTGCCTGGTGTCTCGCGATCGGGCTCAACCCTGACTGCAGGTTTATTCCGAGGCTTGAAACGCGATACCGCTGCCCGCTTCTCCTTCCTGCTGGGAATTCCGGCGATCACGATCGCAGGCTTAGTCGAACTCAAGGACTTACTCGAGGCAGGATTGGACGGATCCTCCTTGGGTGTTCTCGCAATCGGTACGCTGTCTTCGCTGATCTTCTCTTGGTTGGCGATCGCTTGGTTGCTGCGTTTTCTGCGCACCCACAACACTTGGAGCTTCGTCATCTATCGGATTATCTTTGGCGGTCTGATTCTGACGGCGATCGCCACGGGAACTTTGCAGAATATTTAA
- the arsJ gene encoding organoarsenical effux MFS transporter ArsJ — protein MSASSEAIALRRYALVTLAYWGFTITDGALRLLVLLYFNQIGYSPLAIASLFLLYEIFGIVTNFLGGWIGARFGLKLTLYGGVALQIAALLLLSSLNRNWPMWGAIAWVMAAQALSGIAKDLTKMSAKSAIRLVVPRQAEGRLFKWVAVLTGSKNALKGVGFFVGSLLLASLGYQGALQALAVGLSLVLISSIGVPANLGQLKRKPKFKQLFSKSQGINILSAARFFLFGARDIWFVVALPVFLRTAPPLGLGWSFTQTGAFLALWVIGYGLIQTIAPPLLRWLETGRPPSPQTVQRWGSGLAIAPAGMAIALQAGWAAGPVVIVGLALFGLLFAVNSAVHSYLVLAYSADDQVALDVGFYYMANSAGRLAGTVLSGLIFQLLGLTGCLWGSALMVALAAAIALALPALPTTPSATATS, from the coding sequence ATGAGTGCTTCCTCTGAGGCGATCGCCCTGCGCCGCTACGCCTTGGTGACACTGGCCTATTGGGGCTTCACGATTACCGATGGGGCGCTGCGACTGCTCGTCCTGCTCTACTTCAACCAGATTGGCTACAGTCCGCTGGCGATCGCGAGCCTTTTTCTGCTCTACGAAATCTTCGGCATCGTCACCAATTTTTTGGGTGGCTGGATTGGGGCTCGCTTTGGCCTCAAGCTGACGCTCTACGGCGGCGTTGCTTTGCAAATTGCGGCGCTGTTGCTGCTATCCAGCCTCAATCGCAACTGGCCAATGTGGGGCGCGATCGCTTGGGTGATGGCCGCGCAAGCGCTCTCCGGCATCGCCAAAGATCTGACCAAGATGAGCGCCAAGAGTGCGATTCGCTTGGTGGTGCCGCGTCAGGCCGAAGGACGCCTGTTCAAATGGGTGGCCGTGCTCACCGGCTCTAAGAATGCTCTGAAAGGCGTGGGCTTTTTTGTCGGCAGTCTGTTGCTAGCCAGTTTGGGCTACCAAGGGGCATTACAGGCTCTCGCTGTCGGTCTCAGCCTGGTTTTGATTAGCAGCATCGGGGTGCCCGCCAACCTTGGCCAACTGAAGCGCAAGCCAAAGTTCAAGCAGCTTTTTTCCAAATCTCAGGGCATCAATATCCTCTCCGCAGCTCGCTTTTTCCTGTTTGGCGCACGGGATATTTGGTTCGTCGTTGCCTTACCGGTCTTCCTCCGCACCGCGCCACCCTTGGGATTGGGCTGGAGTTTCACGCAGACGGGCGCCTTTCTGGCGTTGTGGGTGATTGGCTATGGCTTAATTCAAACGATCGCGCCGCCTTTATTGCGCTGGCTGGAAACAGGTCGTCCCCCCAGTCCGCAGACTGTACAACGCTGGGGCAGTGGCCTAGCGATCGCACCTGCTGGGATGGCGATCGCACTGCAAGCGGGTTGGGCGGCAGGGCCAGTGGTGATTGTGGGGCTAGCCTTGTTTGGCCTGCTGTTTGCCGTTAATTCCGCCGTGCATTCCTACTTGGTTTTGGCTTACAGCGCCGATGATCAGGTCGCCTTAGATGTTGGCTTCTACTACATGGCGAATTCAGCGGGGCGACTGGCGGGTACTGTCCTGTCAGGACTGATCTTCCAACTGCTAGGGCTGACAGGATGCCTTTGGGGATCCGCCTTGATGGTGGCGCTGGCCGCCGCGATCGCCCTTGCCTTGCCCGCTTTACCAACCACGCCCTCAGCAACCGCAACGAGCTGA
- a CDS encoding S66 peptidase family protein produces MTSVWPEPLQPGDRLLAIAPSGCLRELDALQAALELWRQAGFQIDLAPHWQEQQGYLAGSDRDRLADLKAGWLDPHYRGLVCIRGGWGAARLLEGWDDWPTPPEPKWLIGFSDITTLLWTLTRQQRGAVHAPVLTTLAAEPPRSLQRLWDCLQGKPLEPLAGSVWVPGTAEGPIYPANLTVATHLLGTPWLPDLRGAILAIEDVSEQPYRLDRLLTQWRLSGQLQHLAGIAVGRFSQCDPPSDRPSFSVEAVLRDRLSDLGIPVLADLPFGHDGENAALPVWAIAQIQGDRLQIDWPAASQE; encoded by the coding sequence GTGACGAGCGTCTGGCCAGAGCCTCTTCAACCGGGCGATCGCCTGCTGGCGATCGCGCCTAGTGGTTGCCTGCGTGAACTTGACGCTCTGCAAGCAGCGCTTGAGCTTTGGCGGCAGGCGGGCTTTCAGATTGACCTCGCGCCGCACTGGCAGGAGCAACAGGGATATTTAGCCGGCAGCGATCGCGATCGCCTCGCGGACTTGAAAGCAGGTTGGCTCGATCCGCACTATCGCGGCTTGGTCTGCATTCGGGGTGGCTGGGGTGCTGCTCGACTTCTCGAAGGATGGGACGACTGGCCAACTCCACCAGAACCGAAATGGTTGATTGGCTTTTCGGATATCACCACGCTGTTGTGGACGCTGACGCGCCAGCAACGGGGAGCGGTTCATGCTCCCGTTTTGACGACCCTAGCAGCGGAACCCCCGCGATCGCTGCAGCGCCTTTGGGATTGTCTGCAAGGCAAACCACTAGAACCCCTCGCCGGTAGCGTCTGGGTGCCCGGAACAGCAGAAGGCCCCATCTACCCCGCCAACCTAACAGTGGCGACCCATCTGCTGGGAACGCCTTGGCTGCCCGACCTGCGCGGTGCCATTCTGGCGATCGAGGATGTTTCGGAGCAACCCTATCGGCTTGATCGCTTGTTGACCCAGTGGCGCTTAAGCGGTCAACTCCAGCATCTGGCTGGGATTGCGGTCGGGCGCTTCAGTCAGTGCGATCCGCCCTCCGATCGCCCCAGTTTTAGTGTCGAAGCGGTTCTGCGCGATCGCCTCAGTGACCTTGGGATCCCAGTGCTCGCGGACTTGCCCTTCGGGCATGATGGCGAAAATGCTGCCTTGCCGGTCTGGGCGATCGCCCAGATTCAAGGCGATCGCCTCCAGATTGATTGGCCCGCTGCCAGTCAGGAGTAA
- a CDS encoding tRNA (5-methylaminomethyl-2-thiouridine)(34)-methyltransferase MnmD: MSAAPPTWTPVPTDDGSYTFYSETFQETFHSREGARQEAEQKYVQQLQIGTWAAQRSPLRILDVCYGLGYNTAAALESVLAAGEGHLQWLGLELDPTVPQAVVSSNLIQEWSPPVQQMLRDLAQTGNHQSDRFQGQLLWGDARQTIQEAIAQNFQADAIFLDPFSPKRCPQLWTVEFLQLVARCLAPQGRLVTYCRAAAVRTALQLAGLQITNLPAPASAFAHRWSLGTIAAWEPLPSLSQAEQEHLHCRAAVPYRDPTLQDTAEVIRQRRDREQQQSELESTSAWRRRWGLQADP; the protein is encoded by the coding sequence ATGTCCGCTGCTCCCCCAACTTGGACGCCCGTTCCCACAGACGATGGCTCCTACACGTTTTACTCCGAGACGTTTCAGGAGACCTTTCACAGCCGCGAGGGAGCCCGTCAGGAAGCTGAGCAAAAGTATGTGCAGCAGTTGCAAATCGGCACTTGGGCAGCCCAGCGATCGCCCCTGCGGATTTTAGATGTCTGCTATGGCCTCGGCTACAACACCGCTGCAGCGTTGGAATCGGTTCTGGCAGCCGGTGAGGGGCACTTGCAATGGCTGGGCTTAGAACTGGATCCCACTGTGCCGCAGGCTGTGGTCAGTAGCAATTTGATTCAGGAATGGTCACCGCCGGTGCAACAGATGCTGCGGGATCTGGCCCAGACCGGTAACCACCAGAGCGATCGCTTTCAGGGGCAACTGCTCTGGGGCGATGCCCGCCAGACAATCCAAGAGGCGATCGCCCAGAACTTTCAAGCTGACGCTATTTTTCTCGATCCCTTCTCGCCCAAGCGCTGTCCCCAGCTCTGGACGGTGGAGTTTTTACAGCTCGTGGCTCGCTGCTTAGCACCCCAGGGACGACTGGTCACCTACTGTCGTGCTGCCGCTGTCCGCACTGCTCTACAGCTAGCTGGCTTGCAGATCACCAACCTGCCGGCACCCGCTTCGGCCTTTGCCCATCGTTGGTCCTTGGGCACGATCGCCGCTTGGGAACCGCTCCCTTCCCTGTCTCAAGCTGAGCAGGAGCACTTACACTGCCGCGCTGCCGTGCCTTATCGCGATCCGACGTTGCAGGATACCGCCGAAGTCATTCGCCAACGACGCGATCGCGAGCAGCAGCAGAGTGAGCTGGAGTCCACCAGTGCTTGGCGTCGACGCTGGGGCTTGCAGGCCGATCCCTAG
- a CDS encoding ArsJ-associated glyceraldehyde-3-phosphate dehydrogenase, translating into MRVGINGFGRIGRLALRAAWDWTELEVVQINEPYGEAAAAAHLLEFDSSQGRWSREITATADSLTIEGRSLHYSRATNPAAIDWAAQGVELVLECSGQFRTAEKLEPHFQAGVQTVIVSAPVKEALNIVMGVNDNRYDPSQHRLLTAASCTTNCLAPVVKVLQEAIGIRHGLVTTIHDQTATQSIVDSYHKDLRRSRAAGQSLIPTSTGSATAIGLIFPELQGKLDGLAVRVPLLNASLTDAVFELEHETSVEEVNGLFQAAASGSLQGILGYEERPLVSVDYRGDARSAIVDALSTRVINGTQVKVLAWYDNEWGYSNRLTELARKVARALA; encoded by the coding sequence ATGCGCGTTGGCATCAATGGATTTGGGCGGATCGGCCGACTGGCTCTGCGAGCCGCGTGGGATTGGACAGAACTGGAGGTTGTCCAGATCAATGAACCCTACGGTGAGGCTGCCGCTGCAGCGCATTTATTAGAGTTTGACTCCAGTCAAGGGCGCTGGTCGCGCGAGATCACGGCGACGGCAGACAGCCTGACGATTGAGGGGCGATCGCTACACTACAGTCGCGCCACCAATCCAGCCGCGATCGATTGGGCAGCGCAGGGCGTTGAGCTGGTTTTGGAGTGCAGCGGCCAATTTCGGACGGCAGAGAAGCTGGAGCCACATTTTCAGGCGGGCGTTCAAACCGTGATTGTTTCTGCGCCCGTAAAAGAGGCGCTGAATATCGTCATGGGGGTCAACGACAATCGCTACGACCCTAGCCAGCACCGGCTGCTAACCGCTGCTTCCTGTACGACCAACTGTCTGGCACCCGTTGTCAAAGTCTTGCAGGAGGCGATCGGGATTCGCCATGGTTTGGTGACGACCATTCATGACCAAACGGCGACGCAGTCAATCGTTGATTCCTATCACAAAGACCTACGGCGATCGCGGGCAGCGGGGCAGTCGCTGATTCCGACTTCGACTGGATCAGCCACTGCGATCGGGCTAATTTTTCCAGAGCTGCAGGGCAAACTCGACGGTTTGGCAGTGCGGGTGCCGCTGCTCAATGCCTCACTGACTGATGCGGTGTTTGAACTAGAGCATGAGACGTCTGTTGAGGAGGTTAATGGTCTGTTTCAAGCAGCTGCCAGCGGTTCACTGCAAGGAATCTTGGGCTACGAAGAGCGACCGCTAGTTTCGGTGGATTATCGCGGTGATGCGCGATCAGCGATCGTGGATGCCCTTTCCACACGCGTGATCAACGGTACGCAGGTCAAGGTTCTGGCTTGGTACGACAACGAATGGGGCTATAGCAACCGCTTGACGGAACTGGCACGGAAAGTTGCGAGGGCGTTGGCATGA